In one Melopsittacus undulatus isolate bMelUnd1 chromosome 4, bMelUnd1.mat.Z, whole genome shotgun sequence genomic region, the following are encoded:
- the LOC101867855 gene encoding heparan sulfate glucosamine 3-O-sulfotransferase 1-like, with protein MAFLLVSAYLLLTHAQGAPVENGALLETLKSQVGLFSNKSEHYLAQVRPPGTSRQIPQTIIIGVRKGGTRALLEMLDIHPNIVVAATEVHFFDWDENYVKGIDWYRSLMPFSYGNQITIEKTPGYFTSPQAPGRIHDMNSSIKLLLILRDPTERVISDYTQVYYNRVESHKPVQLFEDIVIKNGALNTKYKAIQRSLYDVHMEKWLKHFSLDQIHIVDGNTLIKDPLPELQKVERFLNLPSRIMSSNFYFNQTKGFYCIRSDGRERCLHESKGRPHPLVNNTVLEQLYSYFREHNAKFYRMVNHSFDWH; from the coding sequence ATGGCCTTCCTACTGGTGTCAGCTTATCTTCTGCTGACTCATGCTCAGGGTGCTCCTGTTGAGAACGGGGCACTGTTGGAAACATTGAAGTCACAAGTAGGATTATTCAGCAATAAAAGTGAACACTATTTGGCACAGGTGAGACCTCCTGGAACAAGCCGACAAATACCTCAGACAATCATCATAGGAGTTCGTAAAGGAGGGACAAGGGCTTTGCTGGAAATGTTGGATATTCATCCTAATATTGTGGTGGCAGCTACAGAAGTCCACTTCTTTGACTGGGATGAAAATTATGTAAAAGGAATAGACTGGTATAGAAGTCTGATGCCATTTTCTTATGGAAATCAAATTACAATTGAGAAAACACCAGGCTATTTTACATCACCACAGGCTCCAGGAAGAATTCATGACATGAATAGCTCCATTAAACTGCTGCTCATTCTAAGAGATCCCACTGAGAGAGTTATATCTGACTATACCCAAGTATATTACAACAGAGTAGAAAGCCACAAGCCTGTTCAGCTTTTTGAAGATATTGTTATTAAGAATGGAGCACTTAATACCAAATACAAAGCTATTCAGAGAAGTCTATATGATGTTCATATGGAAAAGTGGCTTAAGCATTTCAGTTTGGATCAAATTCACATAGTGGATGGCAATACTTTAATCAAGGACCCTCTTCCTGAATTACAAAAAGTTGAAAGATTTCTAAATCTTCCTTCCAGAATTATgtcttctaatttttattttaaccaaaCCAAGGGATTCTACTGCATTAGAAGTGACGGAAGGGAGAGATGTTTACATGAATCCAAAGGGCGTCCCCATCCTCTTGTTAACAACACTGTTTTAGAGCAACTGTATTCTTACTTCAGAGAGCACAATGCAAAATTTTACAGGATGGTTAATCATTCCTTTGACTGGCATTAA